A single window of Dermochelys coriacea isolate rDerCor1 chromosome 14, rDerCor1.pri.v4, whole genome shotgun sequence DNA harbors:
- the C14H6orf136 gene encoding uncharacterized protein C6orf136 homolog, translating to MALKFHLSLVEQQVEAARIFLLTPPGANLVGGTFPSASEQKLSLHELLQGLEQGLPRRPTALSSLEGMEASITTVDGQREDDITVREGTGLDSDSLDSLYSLFYGKPCWMPCQALTPFQATAGTANSVTSGLPGNHDPSMEEHLAVMYEKLQHELPNFFLKVPDYGIYSQDVEFVNEILHLRTRGRAMYQLALTLCRLVAWNYFANMRLEVLKLTQHPENWSIQARWRITGLPFHVLMLRFYKRDKRELYRTYDAYSTFFLDSRGLIRCHRIDKLMPSQPPVAKVKKLLVAALIGLGLLEHRPSLQLLLSALAGKQQGTPVGYRDS from the exons ATGGCCCTGAAGTTCCACTTGTCACTGGTGGAGCAGCAGGTGGAAGCTGCCAGGATTTTCCTGTTGACACCACCAGGGGCCAACTTGGTGGGTGGTACCTTCCCGAGTGCATCGGAGCAGAAGCTGAGCCTGCATGAGCtgctgcagggcctggagcaggggCTCCCGCGCCGGCCCACTGCCCTCTCCTCTCTGGAGGGCATGGAGGCCTCTATCACCACAGTGGATGGGCAGCGGGAGGACGACATCACTGTGCGGGAGGGCACTGGCCTGGACAGCGACTCCCTGGACTCTCTGTACAGCCTGTTTTATGGCAAGCCCTGCTGGATGCCCTGCCaggccctcacccccttccaggccACTGCTGGCACAGCCAACAGTGTCACCTCTGGTTTGCCCGGGAACCATGACCCCAGCATGGAGGAGCACCTGGCTGTCATGTATGAGAAGCTGCAGCATGAG CTGCCGAATTTCTTCCTGAAGGTACCTGACTACGGGATCTACTCCCAGGATGTGGAGTTTGTCAACGAGATCCTGCACTTGAGAACTCG gggccGAGCCATGTACCAGCTCGCACTGACTCTGTGCCGCCTCGTGGCCTGGAACTACTTTGCCAACATGCGGCTGGAGGTGCTGAAGCTGACGCAGCACCCCGAGAACTGGAGCATCCAGGCCCGCTGGCGCATCACGGGGCTCCCCTTCCATGTCCTCATGCTGCGCTTCTACAAGAGGGACAAGAGAGAGCTGTACAG GACCTACGATGCCTATTCCACTTTCTTCTTGGACTCCAGAGGGCTGATCCGCTGTCACCGGATAGACAAG CTGATGCCGTCCCAGCCACCTGTGGCCAAGGTGAAGAAGTTGCTGGTGGCCGCCCTGATTGGCTTGGGCCTGTTGGAGCACAGACCTTCCCTGCAGCTGCTCTTATCTGCCCTGGCTGGCAAACAGCAGGGGACGCCAGTGGGCTACAGGGACAGCTGA